The stretch of DNA ACTCGTCCAGCGCGATGTTCTCGTCTTCCACACCCAGGTCTTTCAGCATCTTGATCACAGACGCGTTCATGATGGGCGGTCCACACATGTAGTATTCACAGTCTTCCGGTGCCGGATGATCTTTCAGATACTGATCATGCACCACGTTATGGATGAAGCCGGTGAAACCTTCCCAGTTATCTTCAGGCTGCGGCTCAGACAGCGCCACGTGCCATTCAAAGTTGTCATGTTCAGCGGCCAGACGATCGAAGTCCTCAACATAGAACATTTCTTTCTTGCTTCGTGCACCGTACCAGAAAGTGATCTTGCGCTTACTGTTAAGGCGACATAGTTGATCAAAGATGTGTGAACGCATGGGAGCCATACCGGCACCACCACCAATAAACACCATCTCGTTGTCAGTTTCCTTGGCGAAGAACTCGCCGAAGGGACCAAACACCTTGATCTTGTCGCCCGGTTTCATGTTAAACACATAGGACGACATGATGCCCGGCGGGTGGTTGGTCCGCGGCGGCGGCGTGGCAATCCGGATGTTGAACTTGATGATGCCGTACTCTTCCGGATAGTTGGCCATGGAGTAAGCACGGATTGTGGTTTCATCACACTTTGACTTGAGATCAAACAGTTTGAAGTGTTCCCAGTCACCGCGGAAGCGCTCTTCAATCTCAAAGTCTTTGAAATCAACTGAATGGGGTGGCGCTTCGAGCTGCACGTAACCGCCAGCGCGGAAATCCACCACCTCGCCTTCGGGTATTTTCAGAACCAGTTCTTTAATAAAGGTCGCCACGTTATGGTTTGAGATCACCTCACATTCCCACTGTTTGACGCCGAAGAACTCAGGATCGACTTCGATCTTCATATCCTGCTTCACGGCTACCTGACAGGACAGACGCCAGTGTTCTTTGGCCTCACCCATGGTGAAGTGTCCGGCCTCGGTCGGCAACATGGAGCCACCACCATCAACCACTTTGCATTTACACTGGGCACAGGTACCGCCACCGCCACAGGCTGATGACAAATAAATACCGGCATCGGCCAGCGTGTTCAGCAGTTTGCCACCAGCCGGCACAGTGATGGTCTTTTCCGGATCGCCGTTAATCTCAATTTTCACATCACCTGTACTGACCAGGCGTGAACGGGCGGCGAGAATCATCACTACCAGCAGCATCACCACCACGGTGAACATCAAAGCGCCGGCTACAATCGTTGTGATATCCATTATTTCTGAAACCTTCTCACTTCAAAGTGACTGAAAAAAGTCTGTTACAGAGTCAGACCGCTGAAGGACATAAAGCCCAGTGACATCAGACCGGTGGTCACGAAAGTTATTCCCAGACCACGCAAACCAGCTGGAACATCACTGTACTTCATCTTTTCCCGGATAGCGGCCAGCAGTATGATGGCCAGCGCCCAGCCGGCACCTGCGCCCATGCCGTAGGCAACACTTTCAGGGAAGGTATAACTGCGTTCTACCATGAAAAGCGAGGCACCCAGGATGGCACAGTTCACTGTAATCAACGGCAGAAACACACCCAGCGCGTTGTACAGCGCCGGTACAAACTTATCCAGAAACATTTCCAGAATCTGCACCATTGCCGCAATTACGCCAATGTAACAGAGGAAACCCAGGAAGCTCAGATCCACATCAGACAGACCGGCCCAGGCTAGCGCGCCGTCTTTCAGCAGGTAGTTATAAATCAGGTTGTTCACGGGAACCGTAATGGTTTGTACCACAACCACGGCAATACCCAGACCGATAGCGGTATCGACCTTCTTGGAAACCGCCAGGAAGGTACACATGCCCAGGAAGAGCATCAGCGCCATATTTTCAACAAAAACCGCGCTGATAAACAGACTCAGATAATGTTCCATATCAATGAGCCCCCTTCTCGGCAGTGTGCGGCATCATTTCAAACTCATTCTTCTCCACTTGCT from Pseudohongiella spirulinae encodes:
- the nqrF gene encoding NADH:ubiquinone reductase (Na(+)-transporting) subunit F; protein product: MDITTIVAGALMFTVVVMLLVVMILAARSRLVSTGDVKIEINGDPEKTITVPAGGKLLNTLADAGIYLSSACGGGGTCAQCKCKVVDGGGSMLPTEAGHFTMGEAKEHWRLSCQVAVKQDMKIEVDPEFFGVKQWECEVISNHNVATFIKELVLKIPEGEVVDFRAGGYVQLEAPPHSVDFKDFEIEERFRGDWEHFKLFDLKSKCDETTIRAYSMANYPEEYGIIKFNIRIATPPPRTNHPPGIMSSYVFNMKPGDKIKVFGPFGEFFAKETDNEMVFIGGGAGMAPMRSHIFDQLCRLNSKRKITFWYGARSKKEMFYVEDFDRLAAEHDNFEWHVALSEPQPEDNWEGFTGFIHNVVHDQYLKDHPAPEDCEYYMCGPPIMNASVIKMLKDLGVEDENIALDEFS
- the nqrE gene encoding NADH:ubiquinone reductase (Na(+)-transporting) subunit E, which codes for MEHYLSLFISAVFVENMALMLFLGMCTFLAVSKKVDTAIGLGIAVVVVQTITVPVNNLIYNYLLKDGALAWAGLSDVDLSFLGFLCYIGVIAAMVQILEMFLDKFVPALYNALGVFLPLITVNCAILGASLFMVERSYTFPESVAYGMGAGAGWALAIILLAAIREKMKYSDVPAGLRGLGITFVTTGLMSLGFMSFSGLTL